In Desulfosudis oleivorans Hxd3, the DNA window CTGCCAAAGGGATAAGGCTTGAGATGGCGCACCAGCCGGGCCTCATCCTCGGTGAACATATGCTGGACCAGGGCGACCAGCTCATCGCATACCGGCGGGCCGATGACCAGGGGACTGCTGTAATGTTTTGCCACGTCCAGATAGGCCCTGGGCGTGGACGGGTAAGCGCCGACGTTCCTGTACACCACTGTTTTGGGTTTCGGTTCGCAGGGGCCGATGATACCGGCATTAACTCGAATAAAACGGTTGGAAAACTTCGGTATTTTCTCCACGTCTTCCGTATTTTTCAAAATTTTGCCGTTTGGGGACATTAACTTTCTCCCTGTGTATGGATAATTTGTCCAGTGTGCCCTGTTCAGGGGCGGCTGTCAAACTGGGGGAACTCGTAAAAAGTCTATTTGGGATGGCAAAGTAAAAAGTTCAAGATCAAGGCGTCACAAAGCCCGAAGAATGAGGCGTACTTGGCGTACGCCGCAGTGATGAGGGGTGCAGCACAACGCAGATATTGGACTTTTTACGAAGCCATCAAACTTGACAGTCGCCCTGCCCGACCGCTATAGTCCCGGCATGTCAACACGCAAAGGAGATTTCATGTCTTACAAGACCATTCTGCTGGATATTAACGATAGTGTCGCCACCATCACCTTAAACCGTCCCGAGGCCATGAACGCATGGAACCCGGCCATGTCCCGGGACCTGGGCCATGCCCTGGCGGCCCTGGACAAGGACGATACCGTGCGGGCCGTGGTGATCACCGGCGCGGGACGGGCTTTCTGCGCCGGCGCCGACCTTTCCGGCGCGGCCGAGGCCTTTGACGCGGAAAACAGGGAAGACGTAAGGGCTGCCCTGGCCTTTCCCGCGGTCATGCCCTACCAGATTCGAAAACCGGTGCTGGCCGCCATCAATGGCCATGCCATCGGCGTGGGCATCACCTTTTCCATGACCTGTGACATTCGCATCGTGGCCGAGGATGCCAAGATCCAGTTTGCCTTTGTGCGGCGGGGCCTGACCCCGGAGCTGGCCTCCCACGTGATCGTGCCCCGCATCGCGGGCCTCTCCGTGGCCGCGGACCTGATGCTCTCCGGCCGCATAATCAACGGCAGGGAGATGGCCCGGCTGGGGCTGGCGTCAGAGGCCCTGCCGGCCGCGGACGTGCTGCCGGCCACCCTGGAGCGGGCCAGAGACTATAAAAACGCGGCCCCGGTGTCGGTGGCCATTACCAAGCACCTGCTGTGGCAGGGCCTCACCGCCTCCATTCCGGAAATGGATGACTCTGAATTTACCCTGTTCCAGTGGGTCTGCTGCCAGCCCGATGCCGCGGAAGGGGTGATCTCCTTTCTGGAAAAACGGGCGCCGGACTGGAAGATGTCGGCCAGTAAAGACCTGCCCGACCTGCTGGGCGATCCCCTGCCCTGAACGCATGAAAAACTGACAACCGGAGGATTTATCAATGCAAAAAACCTTTTTGCGGGCCGGTTTTGTTTTATCGCTTGCCTGGGTGCTTCTTTGTTTTGCCACCGCCCATGCCACTCCGGTCATTATTGATCACAACTGCACCGACATCACCGCCATACCGGAATCCGCCATCAACCAGGCAAAAAGCACGCTGCACATCGCCTACGGCCACACCTCCCACGGCAGCCAGCTGACCAGCGGTATGACCGGGCTGGTTGCTTTTGCCAACACCGGCGGTCTCGGGCTGACACTGCCGGACAATGTCTTTGCGTGGAACAACGGCGGCGCCGGCGGCGCACTGGACCTGCACGACTACGCAATGGGTGGGGATGTGGGCTACCATCCCGACTGGGTAGACAACACCCGGGCCTACCTTGACAATCCCGGCAATGCTGACGTTAATGTCATTATCTGGTCGTGGTGCGGCCAGGTGGACGATAAATACAGGGCCGGCACTCTGAACAGCGAGTACCTGGCGCCCATGGCCGCACTGGAGGCCGCATACCCGGATGTAAATTTTGTCTACATGACCGGACACGTTGATATCTGGGACGATGCCGACAACAAGGCCGCCAACCGGATGATCCGGGACTTCTGCATGGACAACGATAAAATCCTCTATGACTTTGCCGATATCGAGCGGTACAACCCGGACGGCACCTATTTCGAGTATGTTCACGACAATTGTGACTATTACGATACCGCTCCCGACGGAACCCGTCAGGGCAACTGGGCCATCGAGTGGCAGAACACGCATACGGAAGGTATGGACTGGTATGACTGCAGTTCAGCGCACAGCCAGGCCCTGAACGCCAATCAGAAAGCCTACGCGGCATGGTGGCTGTGGGCCGCACTGGCAGGATGGGACCCGGACCCGCCGGCGGATGACGACGATGATGATACGGCCGATGATGATGCGGGAGACGATGACAATACCGATACGGATACGGTTCCCGATACGGACGATGACGGCAAGGACAGTCCTCTGCCCCCTGCCGGCGGTTCAGGCGGCGGTTGTTTTATCGGTACGCTTTGCTGGACATTCGCGGATACGGTAGGGGCTAACCCTGTGTTTGCCCCTTGATGGGCAAGCACAGTGGGCTGCCCCTGTAATATTTTGTCCCGCGCCTTGCATCCGGGGCCAAATCAACTCGTGACATATCCGAGTTCGCTCCTTCAAACCTCATGGATTGGAAAAAAGTGGTGACGCACACGGCTTGATATGCCAAACCCCGTTCACCACAATACCCACAAGACCGTTTTGTCGGTTCTCCGCCCTTGCAAAAGCCCCTTTTCTCCCGATTTTTATCTATTTTTTATGTTAAAAATCAAAATTTTATAAAAATCATTTGAAAATCGGAAAAAAAATGCTTGACATCATGCTCAAGGATCATTAAATCTGTTCACATGCTTCCTACTATTTTGGTAGGATAATACCATACCTTGAAAGTAGCAGTATTACCAAACCGATTTGGGGGGATACAACCTGATGCACTTCGTGCAGCATCCACTCAAAACCCGCCGATGCCGATGCAGGGCCGCGCATGAACGCGCCGGCCGGCTTTTTGTTGTCCGTCAAGCAATAACAAGTGTCCATCCATTTAACATGGATGACACCATGTGGTGTTTCCAATCCAGAAATGAGAATTTTTTCGCAAGGTCAAGGGATCGTTTATGAAAAAGGTGCTTTTATCGATCGGTATTTTCATCACCCTGGTGTTGGCCATCAACATCACACTCCATGCCCGGGACACGCTCGCCTCCGCCGGAGGCGATTCGGCACAACGGCCCGACCTGCTGATGATCGACAGCATGAAGGTGTTCGGCCCCATTAAAAGAAGACCGGTGCCCTTTGCCCACGACGCTCACCAGAAGGCCGTGACCCAGAAGGGCCAGGACTGTTCGGTCTGCCACGAGGCAAAACCCGAATCAACGAACAATGAACTGGTCTACCTGTTCAAGCGGCTGGAAAACAGCGATGCCGACACCGTGCGCAACATCTACCACGGCCAGTGCATCGACTGCCATGAGCAGACCCTGGCCAGAGGAGACAAGAGCGGCCCGGTTTCCTGCAACGCCTGCCACACGAAAGACCCGAAATACACCCCCGGCCAGGCCCCCATGGGGTTTGACCATTCGCTTCACTACCGGCATGCCAAGGCCCGGGACAACAAGTGCGAACAGTGCCACCACGAGTACAACAAGGAAACCGAGAAGCTCGTATACGTCAAGGGCAAAGAGGGGTCCTGCCGTTACTGTCACGGCGACGTGAAGGTGGAAAACCGCATTCCCATGCAGGCCGCGGCCCATCAGGCGTGTATCACCTGCCACCAGGCTGAAAAGACGAAAAAGAAGAACAGCGGCCCCATCGACTGTGGCGGGTGCCATGATCCCGAGCAGCAGGCCCTGATCGCCAAGGTGGAGAATATCCCCCGTTATGAACGGGGCCAGCCGGACGCGGCCCTGATCCTGCCCTTTTCGCCGGACAAGCCGGTTGACGACAAGAACCTCATGCAGCCGGTGGCCTTCAACCACCTGGCCCACGAGTCGGCCAACGACACCTGCCGGGTCTGCCACCACGCGGAGATGACCGCCTGTGTCACCTGCCACACGATGAAAGGCGACCCGGAAAAGGGCGATGATGTCAATCTCATGCTCGCCATGCACAAGGAAGACGCCGATCAGAGCTGTATCGGCTGCCACAAGACCCTGGCAGAAGAAACGGCCTGCATCGGCTGCCATGCCGCCATGCCCCGGACGGCCAAAAAAGATGAGGCCGAATGCGCCGCCTGCCACACCGCACCACCGGATGCCGGCATGGACCTGGCAAAGATGGATGCCAAGGCAAGACGCGCCATGGCCGAGGCCATGCTCAAGGCAAGGCCTGACAATATAAAGAAGGTGGCCACAGAAGACATTCCGGAAACCGTCACCATTGACACCATGGCCACGGTGCCGGCCATGACGGACCCGGACCTGGCACTCGACCAGTACAAAGAGGCCAAGCTGCCGCACCGCAAAATCTATGCGGCACTGAAAAAGGGCGTGACCGACAACAACCTGGCCGCATTTTTCCACGGCAACGAGACCACCCTGTGTCAGGGATGCCACCACAACAGCCCGGCCGGCACCAAACCGCCGAAATGCGCCAGCTGCCACAGCCGGCCGGATCGTGCCGCCAGCCCGCTGATGCCCGGCCTGAGGGGCGCCTATCACCAGCAGTGCATCGGGTGTCACCAGGTAATGAATATTGAAAAGGTCGGTTGCACCGACTGTCATGCAAAAAAGTAACACCATTTGAGGGAATGCATATGTCTGTGTCACGAAGAAAGTTTCTGGCCTGGATGGGAACCGCCGGCGTCGGCCTGACCGGCGTTGGGCAGGCGGTCGCCGCCGGTCCCAAGGAGTTCAAGGGATACGCGAATTCGGTGGGTGTTCTTTTTGACGCCACCCGGTGCGTGGGGTGCCGGTCCTGCGAAGCGGCCTGCAACAAGGTCAACCAGTTACCGGCCCCGGAAAAACCGTTTGACGACCTGTCCGTACTTGACGAAAAACGCCGCACCGATGCGGAATCGTTTACCGTGGTCAATCGTTACACCCCGCCGGGGGCCGCCAGGCCCGTGTTCCGAAAGATTCAGTGCAACCACTGCCTGGAACCGGCCTGCGCATCGGCCTGTTTTGTCAAGGCCTTCAAAAAGACTCCCCAGGGGCCGGTCACTTACGACGCTTCAGTCTGCGTGGGATGCCGCTATTGCATGATCGCCTGTCCCTTTGAAATCCCGTGTTACGAATATGATAAAGTCCTTACGCCCCGGGTCACCAAGTGTACCCTGTGCGCGCCCCGGCTCAAACAGGGGCTGCTGCCCGGCTGCGTGTCGGCCTGCCCCATGGAGGCCCTTACCTTCGGCAAGCGGGAAGACCTGTTGAAAATCGCCCACGAACGCATTCGCGCCTATCCCGGGCGATACGTAGACCATGTCTACGGCGAGCGTGAGATGGGCGGCACCAGCTGGCTCCACCTGTCCGGGGTTCCCTTTGGCCAGATCGGCATGCGCGAGGACCTGGGCACCACGCCGGCGCCCCAGCTCACCAAGGGCGCCCTGTCCGTGGTTCCCATGGTGACCGGTCTGTGGCCGGTACTGCTGGTGGGCATCTATGCCATCACCCAGCGCAAGAACAAGATCGCCCGGGAGGAACAGGCCGAGGCGGTGGCCACTGCCGTGGCCCAAACCCAGGCCGAGGCCGAGGCCAAGCTGGCCAAGGCCAGGGAAGCCGCTGAAAAACAGAAACAGACCGCCATTGACCAGGCCGTGAAAAAGGCCCTGGAAGAAGCGGCGGCAGAAGAAAAAAGTCAAGAT includes these proteins:
- a CDS encoding enoyl-CoA hydratase-related protein; translation: MSYKTILLDINDSVATITLNRPEAMNAWNPAMSRDLGHALAALDKDDTVRAVVITGAGRAFCAGADLSGAAEAFDAENREDVRAALAFPAVMPYQIRKPVLAAINGHAIGVGITFSMTCDIRIVAEDAKIQFAFVRRGLTPELASHVIVPRIAGLSVAADLMLSGRIINGREMARLGLASEALPAADVLPATLERARDYKNAAPVSVAITKHLLWQGLTASIPEMDDSEFTLFQWVCCQPDAAEGVISFLEKRAPDWKMSASKDLPDLLGDPLP
- the hmcA gene encoding sulfate respiration complex hexadecaheme cytochrome HmcA, with the translated sequence MKKVLLSIGIFITLVLAINITLHARDTLASAGGDSAQRPDLLMIDSMKVFGPIKRRPVPFAHDAHQKAVTQKGQDCSVCHEAKPESTNNELVYLFKRLENSDADTVRNIYHGQCIDCHEQTLARGDKSGPVSCNACHTKDPKYTPGQAPMGFDHSLHYRHAKARDNKCEQCHHEYNKETEKLVYVKGKEGSCRYCHGDVKVENRIPMQAAAHQACITCHQAEKTKKKNSGPIDCGGCHDPEQQALIAKVENIPRYERGQPDAALILPFSPDKPVDDKNLMQPVAFNHLAHESANDTCRVCHHAEMTACVTCHTMKGDPEKGDDVNLMLAMHKEDADQSCIGCHKTLAEETACIGCHAAMPRTAKKDEAECAACHTAPPDAGMDLAKMDAKARRAMAEAMLKARPDNIKKVATEDIPETVTIDTMATVPAMTDPDLALDQYKEAKLPHRKIYAALKKGVTDNNLAAFFHGNETTLCQGCHHNSPAGTKPPKCASCHSRPDRAASPLMPGLRGAYHQQCIGCHQVMNIEKVGCTDCHAKK
- the hmcB gene encoding sulfate respiration complex iron-sulfur protein HmcB — its product is MSVSRRKFLAWMGTAGVGLTGVGQAVAAGPKEFKGYANSVGVLFDATRCVGCRSCEAACNKVNQLPAPEKPFDDLSVLDEKRRTDAESFTVVNRYTPPGAARPVFRKIQCNHCLEPACASACFVKAFKKTPQGPVTYDASVCVGCRYCMIACPFEIPCYEYDKVLTPRVTKCTLCAPRLKQGLLPGCVSACPMEALTFGKREDLLKIAHERIRAYPGRYVDHVYGEREMGGTSWLHLSGVPFGQIGMREDLGTTPAPQLTKGALSVVPMVTGLWPVLLVGIYAITQRKNKIAREEQAEAVATAVAQTQAEAEAKLAKAREAAEKQKQTAIDQAVKKALEEAAAEEKSQDTEES